In Thiospirochaeta perfilievii, a single window of DNA contains:
- a CDS encoding HDOD domain-containing protein, with protein sequence MRKVFYSNFDLENIENIVNSLKGKKEYICTIPFYDSVSEILISKVVYELLNESGFEDFNQAISIIINELLKNSNKINIKNIFFKESNTNLEDIAKSKEADQMFSFKDYYNKFMLNVSDRDKSEYIKIIINIDKDYFNLSILNSGTLLDWQLEEINTSIKYANRFNNLNEIFQDDKDISQNDNFGIIFSTLMLKNINIDSRALDIKRHDGYTDTTLTLPLKRLKDVHGDRVTEEIIKEISVLPQFPDSIMKLQKEIMDPEWNYDRITDYILSDSALTAEILRLVNSPVYRPSSRIDKVSIAVKKIGINGLKAILYNFGSFKVLSSKYDIDKINQYKEHLFQVALISSYLANMVGLDEFSEDIYVAALMHDIGKIIVNALNPELEDGIMKLSKDRMIPTDVIDNLSDGYNHSIIGSKLIEKWNFPKKYIEAIKHHHTPLKVDDEYKIITFCVYLGNQIPQVHGEKRKFSSIENKVLKFFKINTIQDFNNLLTKLENSGIFFT encoded by the coding sequence ATGAGAAAAGTATTTTATAGTAACTTTGATTTAGAGAATATTGAAAATATTGTAAATTCACTAAAAGGGAAAAAGGAATATATATGTACAATCCCATTTTATGATTCAGTATCTGAAATTTTAATTTCCAAGGTTGTCTACGAATTATTAAATGAGTCCGGTTTTGAGGATTTTAATCAAGCTATATCAATTATTATTAATGAGTTACTTAAAAACTCAAATAAGATAAATATAAAAAACATTTTTTTTAAGGAGAGTAATACAAATTTAGAGGATATAGCCAAATCTAAGGAAGCGGACCAGATGTTCTCCTTTAAAGATTATTACAATAAGTTTATGCTTAATGTATCAGATAGGGATAAGAGTGAGTATATTAAAATTATAATTAATATCGATAAGGACTATTTTAATCTATCAATACTTAATAGTGGAACTCTTTTAGATTGGCAACTAGAGGAGATAAATACATCTATTAAATATGCAAATCGATTTAATAATCTTAATGAGATTTTCCAAGATGATAAGGATATTTCTCAAAATGATAACTTTGGAATAATATTCTCTACCCTTATGTTAAAAAATATTAATATAGACTCTAGAGCTTTAGATATAAAAAGACATGATGGATATACAGATACCACATTAACACTGCCTTTAAAAAGGTTAAAGGATGTCCACGGAGATAGGGTAACCGAGGAGATAATAAAGGAGATATCCGTTTTACCCCAATTCCCAGATAGTATAATGAAACTACAAAAGGAGATAATGGATCCTGAGTGGAACTATGATAGAATAACTGACTATATACTATCAGACTCAGCATTGACTGCAGAGATATTAAGGCTGGTTAACTCTCCTGTATATAGACCAAGTAGTAGAATAGATAAGGTCTCAATAGCTGTTAAAAAAATTGGAATTAATGGGTTAAAAGCTATCTTATACAATTTTGGTTCTTTTAAAGTTTTAAGCTCAAAATATGATATTGATAAAATAAACCAGTATAAGGAACATCTGTTCCAGGTAGCCCTTATATCAAGCTACTTAGCAAATATGGTAGGTTTAGACGAGTTTTCCGAGGATATCTATGTTGCTGCTCTAATGCACGACATAGGTAAAATAATAGTTAATGCTCTAAACCCTGAATTAGAAGATGGAATTATGAAGCTATCAAAGGATAGAATGATCCCTACAGATGTAATAGACAACCTTTCCGATGGTTATAACCACTCAATAATTGGATCAAAATTAATTGAGAAATGGAATTTTCCCAAAAAATATATTGAGGCAATTAAACATCACCATACTCCCCTTAAAGTTGATGATGAGTATAAGATTATTACCTTTTGCGTATACCTGGGGAATCAAATACCCCAAGTACACGGGGAAAAAAGAAAGTTCTCTTCCATTGAAAATAAGGTTCTTAAGTTCTTTAAAATAAATACTATTCAAGATTTTAATAACCTTTTAACAAAATTAGAAAATAGTGGAATATTTTTTACTTAA
- a CDS encoding serine/threonine-protein kinase, producing MAKIPSKIGKYEIEELIASGGMGAVYKAMHPTLNRNVILKKLTLKDDDQIIQRFTREAKIMMDFKSDNIVDVYDHFKERDSYYIVQEYVDGGTLEDLIKSGEYINDDIALYIVLEVAKALRYAHLKGVVHRDIKPANILISKSGDIKLVDFGIAVSDDILDEDLTTVGMTLGTPSYMAPEQFENTKNVDKRADIYSLGVILYEMMTKTKPFPSGLSPSCIARIQKGKYKRVNKINKGVKNITLKLIKGLMHHKQGKRYQDLDKPISIIKKYFRNSDLDQFKNIVSNLLIGRVVELVENKKSKKPLLILILTGIVILLGFYIKDKGVHHLLFQRNSYGAVNIDLKVKKDYYKEIDEIFIKSKLFVESGSRLILIDNSNYSFLPSKESLDEVYNIYETEKIYLPVGFYRLKLMVDGNLFWKNFTVHSINEEEEVKKITLIHTESQPLPFHPQFKIYDQISGEDITSTVTILRRVNNKFEKFKKGDNSLKTGQVHYFQFSQKGYYAKDYILKISHDQTDLKLEAGLYPKPGVLTLQSNVSGIKIKLNDKDSYTIGDRSGEIVKFDKLGVDKRELILNPGSYSINFSYKGNKIEKRFQLKSDNTIDIYVNYNKERRSISFK from the coding sequence ATGGCTAAGATCCCTTCTAAAATTGGAAAGTATGAGATTGAAGAGTTAATTGCCTCAGGTGGTATGGGTGCTGTGTATAAGGCAATGCATCCTACTTTAAATAGAAATGTTATACTTAAAAAATTAACATTGAAGGATGATGATCAAATTATTCAGAGGTTCACTCGGGAAGCTAAAATTATGATGGACTTTAAAAGTGATAATATTGTAGATGTTTATGACCATTTTAAAGAGAGAGATTCCTACTATATAGTTCAAGAGTATGTTGATGGGGGAACTCTTGAAGATTTAATAAAAAGTGGAGAGTATATTAACGATGATATCGCGTTGTATATTGTTTTAGAGGTTGCAAAAGCTCTTAGATACGCCCATCTAAAGGGTGTTGTACATAGGGATATAAAACCAGCTAATATTTTAATTTCAAAAAGTGGAGATATTAAGTTAGTAGATTTTGGTATTGCAGTTTCTGATGATATCCTTGATGAAGATTTAACTACTGTAGGAATGACACTAGGAACTCCATCATATATGGCTCCTGAGCAGTTTGAAAATACTAAAAATGTGGATAAAAGAGCGGATATCTACTCTTTAGGTGTTATTCTCTACGAGATGATGACTAAAACTAAACCCTTCCCCTCTGGGCTATCTCCAAGTTGTATTGCCAGGATACAAAAGGGCAAATATAAAAGAGTCAATAAGATAAATAAGGGTGTTAAAAATATTACATTAAAACTTATTAAGGGCTTAATGCATCATAAGCAGGGAAAGAGGTATCAAGACTTAGATAAACCTATAAGTATCATTAAAAAGTATTTTAGGAATAGTGATCTTGATCAGTTTAAAAACATTGTTTCTAACCTTTTAATAGGTAGAGTTGTTGAGTTAGTGGAAAATAAAAAGAGTAAAAAGCCTCTACTTATTTTAATCTTAACTGGCATTGTTATACTTTTAGGATTTTATATTAAGGATAAAGGAGTACACCATCTACTGTTTCAGAGAAATAGTTATGGAGCTGTAAATATCGATCTTAAGGTAAAAAAAGATTATTATAAAGAGATAGATGAAATATTTATTAAGAGTAAGCTCTTTGTAGAGAGTGGTAGTAGGCTAATATTAATAGATAATTCTAATTATAGTTTTTTACCATCAAAAGAGAGTCTTGATGAAGTATATAATATTTATGAAACAGAAAAGATCTATCTTCCTGTAGGTTTTTATAGGTTAAAACTCATGGTAGATGGGAATTTATTTTGGAAAAACTTTACGGTCCACTCCATTAACGAGGAAGAAGAGGTAAAAAAGATAACCCTAATTCATACAGAGTCCCAACCTTTGCCGTTTCACCCCCAGTTTAAAATTTATGACCAAATATCAGGAGAGGATATAACTTCTACTGTTACTATTTTACGTAGGGTTAATAATAAGTTTGAAAAATTTAAAAAAGGAGATAATAGTCTTAAAACCGGTCAAGTCCACTATTTTCAATTTTCACAAAAGGGATATTATGCTAAGGATTATATTTTAAAAATAAGCCATGACCAAACTGACTTAAAATTAGAAGCTGGACTATATCCAAAACCTGGAGTTTTAACTCTTCAGAGTAATGTCTCTGGAATAAAAATAAAATTAAATGATAAGGATAGTTATACTATTGGTGATAGGTCTGGTGAAATAGTAAAGTTTGATAAGTTAGGAGTAGATAAAAGAGAGTTGATTTTAAACCCAGGTTCCTACTCCATAAACTTTAGTTATAAAGGTAATAAAATAGAGAAGCGTTTTCAGTTAAAAAGTGATAATACTATAGATATATATGTTAACTACAATAAGGAGAGGCGGTCTATTAGTTTTAAGTAA
- a CDS encoding metallophosphoesterase has product MYRNNFYIDEIFSDSFVIDKDDYIFCLNRVIEILNFEDPSIRARDTNFQPGGVIKLNRDLDTIIVPDLHARTYFIQKLLNFKINNKSVLELLQLSKLQIVFVGDGFHSEKRHKERWFKIESEAVNNFINHENSDLEMAESLGVMKYVINLKILFPDQIHFLKGNHENILNENGGGNFPFGKFTLEGEIVKKWVSKFLGEDFLWKYSSFEKSLPLIAIGKNFIVSHAEPKKFYSLDQLINCYNNSDVVFGLTWTRDNQSEDGSVFNMLKEYIDKDMLDNALYFTGHQTIDGLYELRAYGKLVQIHNPNRCIIAHISFDKDIDLNNDIGDIDG; this is encoded by the coding sequence ATGTACAGAAATAACTTTTATATAGATGAGATCTTTTCTGACTCCTTTGTTATAGATAAAGATGATTATATCTTTTGTTTAAACAGAGTTATTGAAATTCTCAATTTTGAAGACCCTTCTATAAGGGCTAGGGATACAAATTTCCAGCCAGGAGGGGTTATTAAACTAAATAGAGATCTAGATACAATAATAGTTCCAGACCTTCATGCAAGAACCTACTTTATACAAAAACTACTAAATTTTAAAATAAACAATAAATCAGTTTTAGAGTTACTGCAACTCTCTAAACTACAAATTGTCTTTGTTGGGGACGGGTTTCATTCTGAGAAAAGACATAAAGAGCGTTGGTTTAAAATTGAGAGTGAGGCGGTAAATAACTTTATAAACCATGAAAACAGTGATTTAGAGATGGCTGAGAGTTTAGGTGTTATGAAGTATGTAATTAATCTAAAAATACTATTTCCAGATCAAATACACTTTTTAAAGGGAAACCATGAGAATATATTAAATGAAAATGGTGGTGGGAATTTCCCCTTTGGAAAGTTTACCTTAGAGGGTGAGATTGTAAAAAAATGGGTATCTAAGTTTCTAGGGGAGGATTTTTTATGGAAGTACTCCAGTTTTGAAAAATCACTGCCCTTAATAGCTATTGGTAAAAACTTTATAGTTTCCCATGCAGAACCTAAAAAGTTCTACTCCTTAGACCAATTAATTAACTGTTATAATAACTCTGATGTGGTATTTGGCCTTACTTGGACACGGGATAATCAATCCGAAGATGGTAGTGTCTTTAATATGTTAAAAGAGTATATTGATAAGGATATGTTAGATAATGCACTATATTTTACAGGACATCAAACCATTGATGGGTTATATGAGCTTAGAGCCTATGGGAAACTTGTTCAAATCCATAATCCCAATAGATGCATAATAGCACATATTAGCTTTGATAAAGATATAGATTTAAATAATGATATAGGAGATATAGATGGCTAA
- the asnB gene encoding asparagine synthase B: protein MCSIVGVFNTREDASLLRAQALEMSRKLRHRGPDWSGIFSNEKAILVHERLSIVGVENGAQPLYSSDNNQVLAVNGEIYNHREIKNSLNYNFATNSDCEVILPLYREKGVNFLNDLNGIFAFALYDQTDDSYLIARDPIGVIPLYYGRDEDGILFVASEMKALTGYCKQINDFPPGHYYSSKDGEFVKYYNKDWFDYENVKDNLTSVPDIKSALEAAVHRQLMCDVPYGVLLSGGLDSSITSAIAKRFAAKRIESDDKSDAWWPQLHSFAVGLHDSPDLVAAKKVAEQIGTIHHEINFTVQEGFDALRDVIYHLETFDVTTIRSSTPMFLMARVIKSMGIKMVISGEGADEIFGGYLYFHKAPNPEELHKETVRKLEKLYKYDCLRSNKSMASWGIESRVPFLDLEFLDVAMRQNPKDKMPSKERMEKYILREAFEDYLPNEVAWRQKEQFSDGVGYSWIDGLKDKAESEITDEQFASAKYKFPINTPRTKEEYMYRSIFAELFPEDDAVNCVPFEESIACSTAIVFEWDQTLKEMADPSGRSVKTVHDKSY, encoded by the coding sequence ATGTGTTCAATTGTAGGAGTATTTAATACTCGAGAAGATGCAAGTTTGCTTAGAGCGCAAGCATTAGAAATGTCTAGAAAACTTAGACATAGAGGGCCGGATTGGTCTGGAATTTTCTCTAACGAGAAAGCTATTTTAGTCCATGAAAGATTATCCATTGTTGGTGTAGAAAATGGTGCGCAACCACTATATTCATCGGATAATAATCAGGTTTTAGCCGTAAATGGTGAGATCTATAATCATAGAGAGATAAAAAATAGCCTTAATTACAATTTTGCTACAAACTCAGACTGCGAGGTTATTCTTCCCCTATATAGAGAGAAGGGAGTAAACTTTTTAAATGATTTAAATGGTATTTTTGCTTTTGCTCTATACGATCAAACAGATGATAGTTATTTAATAGCTAGGGATCCTATAGGTGTTATCCCATTATACTATGGTAGGGATGAGGATGGTATTCTCTTTGTTGCTTCTGAGATGAAGGCTTTAACCGGTTATTGCAAACAAATTAATGATTTCCCTCCTGGACACTACTACTCAAGTAAAGATGGGGAGTTTGTAAAGTATTACAATAAAGATTGGTTTGATTATGAAAATGTAAAAGATAATTTAACTTCGGTTCCAGATATTAAAAGTGCATTAGAAGCTGCAGTTCATAGACAACTAATGTGTGATGTACCCTATGGAGTTCTTTTATCAGGTGGTTTAGACTCCTCGATTACTTCTGCTATTGCTAAAAGATTTGCAGCAAAGAGAATAGAGAGTGATGATAAAAGTGATGCGTGGTGGCCACAACTTCACAGTTTTGCAGTAGGGTTACATGACTCTCCAGACTTAGTTGCTGCAAAAAAAGTTGCAGAGCAAATTGGGACAATTCACCATGAGATAAACTTTACAGTACAGGAAGGGTTTGACGCTCTTCGTGATGTTATCTATCATTTAGAGACTTTTGATGTAACAACTATCCGTTCTAGTACTCCAATGTTTTTAATGGCTAGAGTTATTAAATCTATGGGTATTAAAATGGTAATAAGTGGTGAGGGTGCAGATGAGATCTTTGGTGGGTATCTCTACTTCCATAAAGCGCCAAATCCAGAAGAGTTACATAAAGAGACAGTAAGAAAACTAGAGAAACTATATAAATATGACTGTTTAAGAAGTAATAAGTCTATGGCTTCTTGGGGTATTGAGAGTCGGGTTCCATTTTTAGATTTAGAGTTTTTAGATGTTGCTATGAGACAAAATCCTAAGGATAAAATGCCTTCTAAAGAGAGAATGGAGAAGTATATTTTAAGAGAGGCCTTTGAAGATTATCTTCCTAATGAGGTTGCTTGGAGACAAAAAGAGCAATTTTCAGATGGTGTTGGTTACTCTTGGATTGATGGATTAAAAGATAAAGCAGAGAGTGAAATTACTGACGAACAGTTTGCATCAGCAAAGTATAAGTTCCCTATAAATACTCCTCGAACTAAAGAAGAGTATATGTATCGTTCCATATTTGCTGAACTTTTTCCAGAGGATGATGCTGTTAATTGTGTACCTTTTGAAGAGTCCATTGCATGTAGTACAGCTATTGTATTTGAGTGGGACCAGACTTTAAAAGAGATGGCTGATCCATCAGGTAGATCTGTTAAAACAGTTCATGATAAGAGTTATTAA
- a CDS encoding aminopeptidase, which translates to MRSNEEKYAELLVNIGVNIQKNQTLVINCPVECAHFARVVTIKAYEAGAREVLVNWNDEKLTKIRYNMANDEVFDEVYDWETNFFNTTADMDAAYLRISASDPQIMKDVDPKKISRQNKVKTNALKYYRSKLMSNQNVWCVASIPTIPWAKKVFPGCKNNQEAVNKLWDAIFKAVRVDLDDPIKAWEEHQHRLREKLNFMNSNSFKYLKYKNSIGTDVTVELVQNHIWAGGGEESSKGQYFIANMPTEEIFTMPKLDGVNGKIVSSIPLNYNGNLIEDFSFTFKDGTVVDFDAKKGYDVLKELLDTDNGAKRLGEVALVPYDSPISNQKILFFNTLFDENASCHFALGKAYPINIKGGTTMSPSELQSAGGNDSLVHVDFMVGTDDLEIIGIKENGDKVPVFKNGNFA; encoded by the coding sequence ATGAGAAGTAATGAAGAAAAATATGCAGAACTGTTAGTTAATATAGGGGTAAATATTCAGAAGAATCAGACCTTAGTTATTAACTGCCCTGTAGAGTGTGCCCACTTTGCTAGAGTAGTAACAATTAAAGCCTACGAAGCTGGGGCTAGGGAAGTACTAGTTAACTGGAACGATGAGAAACTAACTAAAATTAGATATAATATGGCTAATGATGAAGTTTTTGATGAAGTATATGATTGGGAGACTAATTTTTTTAATACTACAGCGGATATGGATGCTGCATATTTAAGGATTTCAGCATCCGACCCTCAGATTATGAAGGATGTGGATCCTAAAAAAATATCTAGGCAAAATAAGGTGAAAACTAATGCATTAAAATACTATAGATCAAAACTAATGTCTAATCAGAATGTTTGGTGTGTAGCCTCTATTCCAACTATCCCTTGGGCTAAAAAGGTCTTTCCTGGTTGTAAAAATAACCAAGAAGCTGTAAATAAGTTATGGGACGCAATTTTTAAAGCTGTTAGGGTCGATTTAGATGATCCTATTAAAGCATGGGAAGAGCATCAGCATAGGTTAAGAGAGAAACTTAACTTTATGAATAGTAACAGCTTTAAGTATTTAAAGTATAAAAATAGCATAGGAACCGATGTTACAGTTGAGCTAGTTCAGAACCATATATGGGCAGGAGGTGGTGAGGAGTCATCTAAGGGGCAGTATTTTATTGCAAATATGCCAACAGAGGAGATCTTTACAATGCCTAAGTTAGATGGTGTTAATGGTAAAATTGTCAGCTCTATCCCCTTAAATTATAATGGTAACTTAATTGAAGATTTCTCCTTTACTTTTAAAGATGGTACAGTTGTGGATTTTGATGCAAAAAAGGGATATGATGTTTTAAAAGAGTTACTTGATACTGATAATGGTGCAAAACGCCTAGGAGAGGTTGCTCTTGTTCCCTATGACTCCCCCATTTCAAACCAAAAGATACTATTTTTTAATACACTGTTTGATGAAAATGCATCCTGTCACTTTGCCCTAGGTAAGGCCTACCCAATTAATATTAAAGGGGGTACTACAATGAGTCCAAGTGAGCTACAGAGTGCCGGAGGTAATGACTCATTAGTCCATGTAGACTTTATGGTTGGGACAGATGATCTAGAAATTATTGGAATTAAGGAGAATGGTGATAAAGTGCCAGTTTTTAAAAATGGAAACTTTGCCTAA
- a CDS encoding ABC transporter substrate-binding protein, whose protein sequence is MKKFLVISFIFCSLNLWAQNIVTTTSWVKAYVTAAGGEDVYNFAPADMSHPPEYVLKPSDILKLNNAKYVVFAGYEGMVKELKGSLGIDESRMIKIGTGYSFKIISDSILTVAKSLGTEKKAKISLEEISTLYKTSISELKKDGLLDKKVIVHFHQQTMAKELGLNIVGIYGPGPIKPSELKDFKELGADYIIDNIHSPIGKSLIEILPNSIYLSFVNFPGTNGTKSLIDVINYNVGQFYEK, encoded by the coding sequence ATGAAGAAATTTTTAGTAATATCATTTATATTTTGTAGTCTTAACTTATGGGCACAAAATATTGTAACAACAACAAGTTGGGTTAAAGCCTATGTTACAGCTGCAGGTGGGGAGGATGTTTATAACTTTGCTCCAGCTGATATGTCCCACCCCCCTGAGTATGTTTTAAAACCATCGGATATTTTAAAGCTTAATAACGCAAAATATGTTGTTTTTGCAGGGTACGAAGGGATGGTTAAAGAGCTAAAAGGTTCCCTAGGAATTGATGAGAGTAGGATGATTAAAATTGGTACCGGTTATAGTTTTAAAATAATATCAGATTCAATATTAACAGTGGCTAAAAGTTTAGGCACAGAAAAAAAGGCTAAAATATCACTAGAAGAGATTTCTACACTCTATAAAACTTCTATAAGTGAGTTGAAAAAGGATGGATTACTAGATAAAAAGGTTATAGTACATTTCCATCAGCAGACAATGGCTAAGGAGTTAGGTCTCAATATTGTTGGTATTTATGGTCCAGGTCCAATTAAACCATCGGAATTAAAGGATTTTAAAGAGTTAGGTGCTGATTATATTATAGATAATATTCACAGTCCAATTGGAAAAAGTTTAATAGAAATTTTACCAAATAGTATATATCTAAGTTTTGTTAACTTCCCAGGAACTAACGGAACTAAGAGTTTAATAGATGTAATTAATTATAATGTAGGACAATTTTATGAGAAGTAA
- a CDS encoding IS110 family transposase — MKLSIGSDLHKTQFTTLSLSEDRKIEESGMYPTNKTGYEEFLKQVKEWIEQGYEISIAVESTGNARFFRNKMISAGIEVKVVNTLKFKVINESVKKTDKHDARTLAEFLEKDMLPESILCSQESEDIRRILKSRSILVKTVVSLKNQVHGLLLGYGIESKRGQLQSKKERQRILVGLEDHRFNGNAANAVRPLLNTIDQVSSEVKILEKVLAKMVEEDEDVALLQTIPGVGIITASTIRAFTDDIERYSSAKKYAAHAGLVPWVQNSNMTIHHGHITKRGPVELRTAFVQTVMGMIRSKKHTMGYRLMSRYTDMKKHKGSGKSIIATARKMSTIVYTILKTREPFDPQKMAHNSKYKEMQATALGAALAV, encoded by the coding sequence ATGAAACTTAGTATAGGTTCAGACCTACACAAAACACAATTTACAACACTTTCACTTAGTGAAGATCGTAAAATTGAAGAATCAGGAATGTATCCAACAAATAAAACGGGATATGAAGAATTCTTAAAACAGGTTAAAGAATGGATAGAGCAAGGATACGAAATATCTATTGCTGTTGAATCAACTGGAAATGCAAGATTTTTTAGAAACAAAATGATTAGTGCAGGAATTGAAGTAAAAGTTGTGAATACACTGAAGTTCAAAGTTATAAATGAGTCTGTGAAGAAAACAGATAAGCATGATGCAAGAACATTAGCAGAGTTTTTGGAAAAAGATATGCTTCCAGAGTCGATTTTATGTTCTCAGGAAAGTGAAGATATCAGAAGAATATTAAAGTCACGATCTATTTTAGTAAAAACTGTTGTTTCTTTAAAAAATCAAGTTCATGGTCTATTACTTGGATATGGTATTGAATCCAAAAGAGGACAGTTGCAAAGTAAAAAAGAGAGGCAGCGAATCCTTGTGGGTCTCGAAGACCATAGGTTTAACGGAAACGCCGCCAATGCGGTAAGACCGCTACTTAATACGATAGATCAGGTATCATCAGAAGTCAAGATTTTAGAAAAAGTCTTAGCTAAAATGGTTGAAGAAGATGAAGATGTTGCACTTCTTCAAACAATACCTGGTGTTGGAATAATAACAGCATCAACAATAAGAGCATTTACTGATGATATTGAAAGATACAGTAGTGCAAAAAAATATGCAGCACATGCAGGACTTGTTCCATGGGTTCAAAACTCAAATATGACAATACATCATGGTCATATAACGAAAAGAGGACCAGTAGAGCTTAGAACTGCATTTGTACAAACTGTAATGGGAATGATTAGAAGTAAAAAACATACTATGGGATACAGATTAATGAGTAGGTATACAGATATGAAAAAACATAAAGGTTCTGGGAAAAGTATTATAGCTACAGCCAGAAAAATGAGTACCATAGTTTATACAATACTAAAAACTAGAGAACCATTTGATCCTCAGAAAATGGCTCACAATAGTAAATATAAAGAAATGCAGGCGACAGCATTAGGTGCCGCACTTGCTGTGTAG
- a CDS encoding metal ABC transporter permease, producing MLELLSLAPIQRGIIALIIAGLVLPLCGMPLIELNLLPMRFMLMHGALFGGSLAVVLNQSPLLFMVGINIIFVIIISYVNINKFMDLGRLSSFFMVASLGGAAIVTQVKSVPGQTILSLLWGSPYALSRSDLIVFIIWALIIIFMFVAFRNQFIAYLFDPIMARSLGVNTKLFSYMINLFIGISVALAMKLLGALLVDVLLILPVVLSSFWKRGQKFYTLLSISFGLFLSLSGTVSSLVFDLPASGLMAVLGSFIFLILLILKEE from the coding sequence GTGCTTGAGTTATTATCTTTAGCCCCAATTCAGAGGGGTATAATTGCTCTTATTATTGCTGGATTAGTTCTTCCTCTTTGTGGTATGCCATTAATTGAATTAAACCTACTTCCTATGAGGTTTATGTTAATGCATGGTGCGCTTTTTGGTGGATCTCTTGCTGTTGTATTAAATCAATCTCCACTGCTGTTTATGGTGGGGATAAATATAATATTTGTTATTATTATCTCCTATGTTAATATAAACAAGTTTATGGACCTAGGAAGATTAAGTTCATTTTTTATGGTCGCCTCCCTTGGTGGTGCAGCCATAGTAACCCAGGTTAAGTCAGTCCCGGGTCAAACTATTTTATCCTTATTGTGGGGTAGCCCCTACGCCTTAAGTCGTAGTGATCTTATTGTATTTATTATCTGGGCTTTAATTATTATTTTTATGTTTGTTGCATTTAGAAATCAATTTATTGCCTATCTCTTTGATCCTATAATGGCTAGGAGCTTAGGTGTTAATACTAAACTATTTAGCTATATGATTAACCTTTTTATCGGTATATCAGTAGCCTTGGCTATGAAGTTATTAGGGGCTCTGCTTGTGGATGTTCTACTTATTCTTCCTGTAGTACTATCTAGTTTTTGGAAAAGAGGACAGAAGTTTTATACTCTATTAAGTATATCCTTTGGTCTTTTTCTAAGTTTAAGTGGAACAGTTTCATCCCTTGTATTCGATCTCCCTGCTAGTGGTTTAATGGCTGTTTTAGGGAGTTTTATATTTTTAATTTTACTTATTTTAAAGGAGGAATGA